The genomic DNA TGATGAGAAGACCAGACCCTCGGCTCCTGAAGTTTTTTTATTACCCAGCTCCGCGGGGGGAAAGCGCCACCTAGCAACGGTTTCTAGGATCATGGAGCAGCGATTCCCCCTTCTGCAGGATTCCTGCGCGGAGGATCCATCTGGGTGTTccggaggggcgggggggtgctgcGTGGGTGTTTCCAGCCGGGCCGGAGGGAGATGTTGCCAGCCTTTCGGTGGGGAGTTTAGTCGGCAGttgagggaaagtgggtggtggtggtggttagggggctggggtgagggctTGGTAAATAGCATTCTGTAGAAAGCTGGCAGGACTGCCAATTTCTCCGAGCTGTGTTttctggaagggaaggaagctggCAGCCTAAGCCGTGGGAGGGTTCCCAGTTGAGAATAGGGAGATGAAAGACTTCAGATGGAACAGAAATACCTTTTTTGACCAACGCAGCAGTGCGTTCATCTAGCTTGTAAGAATGTTATACCAATAGGTCTGAAAGATGTTCATGCTGCATACACTGTATAAGAGCCGACTTTTGTGTAACTCATCACAGAGACTTGTAAGAATTTTATAGAGAAAGGTTAGCTTTGATCCCTGCCCTACAGTCGCCTAAGTGAAGAAATCATCACCGGCGTTTTGGTCCTCAGAGCCCCTTTGGGTGAGGAAAACAGGGAAAGTTGTTTCTGCAATTTGCTGTCCTTGTGTACCAGGTGGTAGATGGGCATCATCAGGATAGATGTGGAAGAGAGGGCTACTGAAATTACAATTAAGGACAAAATCTGACCAGGTGGCTGTCGGATTCTGCTGCTAGCATTCTTTCTGTAGGAACAGTGGATTGCTGTGCCCCTTTCAAATTTTCACACAGTGGTTTAGATGTTAATTGAGGCTTTGCCCTTTTGgacatctttttgttttcattgatacTGGAGTGCGCTAAGGAATGGGGTATTTTCGGCTAAATAGTGACCATTTTGGATTTTGTGGTGCATGATCTACAGTAGGATAATTTTGACTTGTTGTGTTTACACATGACTTGATAGACTGAAACTGTTATCACCTGCTGTTAATTAACAATATCATAAAAGATACGGAGGTGAAATTACCATGAAAACAAAGTGCCCTTTGAGGCTGCCCTTTCTGCCTTTTACCTCCCCAACCCCCATTCTCAGCTTAGCTCAGACTGCAAGTATGTTTGCATTAATGCACTATGTAGGCGACTTGGAGCTGGGGAACATTCTTTCATGCTAAGAATTTGCAGATGCTAACgttcctcctttctgcccctacAGGCTCTACTTATCTAGGAGGCAAACTCTGACCTCTGGTTTAGCACTGAAATTCtagtgttctctttttcttcctccctctccccccccaccaggAGTTTGACAAGAAGTACAACCCCACCTGGCACTGCATCGTGGGGAGGAACTTCGGTAGTTATGTGACACATGAAACCAAACACTTCATCTACTTCTACCTGGGCCAAGTGGCCATTCTTCTGTTCAAATCTGGTTAATCGCATGGACTGTGTCACACACCCAGTGATCCATCCAAAAACAAGGACTGCAGCCTAAATTCCAAATACCAGAGACTGAAATCTTCAGCCTTGCCTAGGGGAACACCTCGATCTTTGAACCTTTATTGTGTTGTTTTGTACAGGGGATTCTCTGTACGAATTTGTTGTGGTTataaaacaattagcaaaacagcttacatttgtatttattttctattccataTCTCTACCCCATGTTTTTCCTCCTCAAAATCcattcctttcaaaaataaatctgttgGAGAAGTGTGTGTTAGTTACG from Prionailurus viverrinus isolate Anna chromosome D3, UM_Priviv_1.0, whole genome shotgun sequence includes the following:
- the DYNLL1 gene encoding dynein light chain 1, cytoplasmic — its product is MCDRKAVIKNADMSEEMQQDSVECATQALEKYNIEKDIAAHIKKEFDKKYNPTWHCIVGRNFGSYVTHETKHFIYFYLGQVAILLFKSG